A region of the Thamnophis elegans isolate rThaEle1 chromosome 1, rThaEle1.pri, whole genome shotgun sequence genome:
cagtttcggtggagtaatcaggcctgaaacccgactggaagggatcaagaTGCACAACAGTGATAACCTTTTGAAGAAATCCAAGGAAACAAGTGGTAGGTTTGCTTGAATAAGTGTAATTCTTTCAGTTAACCTGGAGATGGATATCATTAATATTTCAATACTATTTGTACTTTCCTGCAGAAAGTCCCTTTTAACTCAAAGGAGATTGTTTCTTTTGATTAATAGCATTGTAAAGTAACTTTTTCTAATTTGATGCTGTTGTGTTTCAAAAAGATTTTGTCTGAGTGCACTTCTGCTCCAATGAAACTCAAATCCAACTGGTATCAAATTCCTTGGAGACTTTGGAGTCCCTCAATAGTCTCTGTCTTAATGCTGtcatttgcatttgtttaaaaaggaagaatagcaAAGACTTTATTTTGATGATAGGAGCAATGATTGCCAATGTGATACCTGAGTAGCCATGCATGTATTTTACTTGATTCAAGATAAATTCTTCATGCTGTGGTTACTGCGTTGATAAGGTAAacgtaaaggttcctctcgcacatatgtgctagttgttcccgactttagggggcagtgctcatctccgtttcaaagccaaagaaccagcactgtccgaagaagtctctgtggtcatgtggccagcatgactatacaccgaaggcacatggaacactgttaccttaccATCAAGGTGGTGTGTTGATACAGACAAGAGAAACAAGAAAGGCAAGTGACTTCATTTTCATTGGAAGAATAATTTTTTTGCCATTAGACATTATCTAAAGTCATCTTCCATGTTCAGGTACTCTCTTGATGTGCAGGATTTTCCTTATGGATATATGGTGAAATATGCAGACCGCCACCCAATCCACCTGGAGGCCAACAGATGAAAATGAGTGGATTTTGTCTGCAGTTCTATTCTTTAATGAATTACTTCTCCTGAGTCACTGTCAGAACAAAGTAGATTTTATCCATAGCTTTGACAAAATCTCATCTGATAACCTTAGGATATTTTGATTTCTTAATGTTTAACCTCCAACTGCAGAATGGGAAGGTTTAATTTAAGGGATTTTTCAGGAGGCTTAATAACAGCCTTGAAAACATTATAGTTTTGCACTGTATTGTTATCATTGGTGAATTGAAATCCATTTAGCTTTatgtttttgaaaaatgaaacacCCGTAACTTATTCATGCCTGCTAGCAATAGAGATTTTGAAGGGTAAAATGTTTACAGATGGTAGACTAGTAGGAGTTTCACAAATCTAATTTGCCGCTTCTGATAGGAACGTTACTGAATAACAAGAGCAATTCTAAAATAACCTTTTGGAGCAATTTGACTCTCTTATGCATTCCTGAACTAAAGTCGAATTAAGAATTTGCAACCAATGGATTTAAAGATTGAATATATGCAGTCAAATATTACAGTCATAATATTTACCCTACAACTATTTTTTATCAATGTTGTTTTGTTAATTTAGATATTGACTAAGTCTATTTTAAACATAATGATGTAATTTAATAATGTTCTGCTCTTTATTTCTTGATCTTATGTTAATATTTAAATAGTACTgtaacttttatatatatataaatattataatctAAGTAAtcacagaaaaagagaaaagatgatAGAAAGGGAGTGGACTACTAAAGCTTCCAATGGCATCATGACCCGTAGTAAGAGGTAATAAAATTTAACATTGATCATTAGCCCCAAttacaaagagaaagagacactATCTGTCCACTTATATAGTTTTCTGTTCCATTGTGGATTTATTCCTAACATCCAATTGTCAACTACCTTCTGTAGTCTGCAGATATATATGGAAGAAATGTAGGTGATAATCTGCATCTCTGCTATACCCTAAAATTCAGAAATATGTATTCTCTTAACAATCCTCTTTTGTGCTGTCTTGTTTTAGGTACTCCTGCAGCTCAGTCTGATTGCCAGAAAGATGGAGAAAAGCAACACGACTGTGTTGATGGACTTCTACTTGACTGAACTGTCTGATCTCCCTGAAGTACAGACTGCCCTCTTTGTGGTGATTCTGCTGATCTACTTGACCACCCTGGCAGGGAATGGGGCTATTCTCATGGCCATAGGAACAGATGCTCACCTCCAAACTCCAATGTACTTCTTCCTGAGTAATTTATCACTGCTGGACATCCTTTGTCCAACTGTCATTGTACCAAAGATGCTCCAGATATTCTTGTCAAAGGACAAGAAAATATCATTTGTTGGCTGCGTGCTGCAACTCTTCTTCCTGATTGATATGGTGGGCACTGAAATCTTCTTGCTTGCAGTGATGGCTTATGACCGCTATGTGGCAATATGTAGTCCTTTACATTATACTAACATAATGAATAAAGAATGGTGTATTCAACTCATGGCTGTAATTTGGCTATTGGGCTTAATTAATTCTATGATTCACACCTCATTGACATTTAGGTTGTCTTTCTGTGGCTCTAAGAAGCTCAACCAATATTTCTGTGATCTTCATCCTGTGAGGGTTCTCTCTTGTTCTTCTACCTACCT
Encoded here:
- the LOC116521157 gene encoding olfactory receptor 5V1-like, with translation MEKSNTTVLMDFYLTELSDLPEVQTALFVVILLIYLTTLAGNGAILMAIGTDAHLQTPMYFFLSNLSLLDILCPTVIVPKMLQIFLSKDKKISFVGCVLQLFFLIDMVGTEIFLLAVMAYDRYVAICSPLHYTNIMNKEWCIQLMAVIWLLGLINSMIHTSLTFRLSFCGSKKLNQYFCDLHPVRVLSCSSTYLAEIVLLLVAGIIGSGAFLVTLISYIYIISTILRMPSTEGRHKAFSTCGSHLIVVSLFYGATIATYARPTSSYSGIQDRIISMLYGIITPMLNPMVYSLRNKEVKKALYKAFKL